In Streptomyces canus, one DNA window encodes the following:
- a CDS encoding alpha/beta fold hydrolase — translation MTDPATPSAQQPASLVRPDGPWTHRDVAANGARFHIAELGDGPLVMFLHGFPQFWWTWRHQLEALADAGFRAVAMDLRGVGGSDRTPRGYDPANLALDVTGVIRSLGEPDAALVGHDLGGYLAWTAAAMRPKLVRRLAVASMPHPRRWRSAMLSDVKQTRAGSYIWGFQRPWVPERQLTADDGALVAELIRDWSGPRQPDDKAVETYRRAICIPSTAHCAIEPYRWMVRSMARPDGIQFNRRMKRPVRVPTLHLHGSLDPVMRTRSAAGSGEYVEAPYRWRLFDGLGHFPHEEDPVAFSTELINWLKDPEPDR, via the coding sequence ATGACCGATCCCGCCACCCCTTCGGCGCAGCAGCCCGCCTCTCTCGTACGGCCCGACGGTCCCTGGACGCACCGGGACGTGGCCGCCAACGGCGCGCGCTTCCACATCGCCGAACTGGGCGACGGACCGCTCGTGATGTTCCTGCACGGCTTCCCGCAGTTCTGGTGGACCTGGCGCCACCAGCTGGAGGCGCTCGCCGACGCCGGCTTCCGGGCCGTGGCCATGGATCTGCGCGGCGTCGGCGGCAGCGACCGCACCCCGCGCGGCTACGACCCCGCCAACCTGGCCCTCGACGTCACCGGCGTGATCCGCTCGCTCGGCGAGCCGGACGCCGCCCTGGTCGGCCATGACCTGGGCGGCTATCTGGCGTGGACGGCGGCCGCGATGCGTCCCAAGCTCGTACGACGGCTCGCGGTCGCCTCGATGCCGCATCCCCGGCGCTGGCGCTCGGCGATGCTGTCGGACGTGAAGCAGACGCGCGCCGGCTCCTACATCTGGGGGTTCCAGCGGCCCTGGGTCCCGGAGCGGCAGCTGACCGCCGACGACGGCGCGCTGGTCGCCGAGCTGATCCGGGACTGGTCCGGTCCGCGCCAGCCGGACGACAAGGCGGTGGAGACGTACCGCAGGGCGATCTGCATCCCCTCGACAGCGCACTGTGCGATCGAGCCGTACCGCTGGATGGTGCGTTCGATGGCCCGTCCCGACGGGATCCAGTTCAACCGGCGCATGAAGCGGCCCGTCCGCGTGCCGACTCTTCACCTGCACGGCTCGCTCGACCCGGTGATGCGCACGCGCAGCGCCGCCGGATCCGGGGAGTACGTCGAAGCGCCGTACCGCTGGCGCCTGTTCGACGGGCTGGGGCACTTCCCGCACGAAGAGGACCCGGTCGCCTTCTCGACAGAACTGATCAACTGGCTGAAGGATCCCGAACCCGATCGGTGA
- a CDS encoding MarP family serine protease, producing MNVLDILLLVAAVWFAIVGYRQGFVVGILSVIGFLGGGLVAVYTLPVIWDALTDHAEVGTVAAVVAVVVVIVCASVGQALTTHLGNKLRRYITWSPARALDATGGALVNVLAMLLVAWLIGSALAQTTMPTVGKEVRSSKVLLGVQEALPGAADTWFQDFTSVLAQNGFPQVFSPFSNEPIKEVQPPDPKLAHSAVATRAQRSIVKVMGTAQSCGKVLEGSGFVFGDRRVMTNAHVVGGVDEPTVQIGGEGRKYDATVVLYDWKRDIAVLDVPDLDAPALQFTTEDAASGDGAIVAGFPENGAYDVRSARVRGRIDAHGPDIYHRGTVSRDVYSLYATVRQGNSGGPLLTPEGRVYGVVFAKSLDDADTGYALTADEIQEDIAKGRTANQQVDSDSCAL from the coding sequence GTGAACGTGCTGGACATCCTGTTGCTGGTCGCCGCCGTGTGGTTCGCGATCGTCGGCTATCGCCAGGGCTTCGTCGTCGGCATCCTGTCGGTGATCGGATTCCTGGGCGGCGGTCTCGTCGCCGTCTACACCCTCCCGGTCATCTGGGACGCGCTGACCGACCACGCGGAGGTCGGCACGGTCGCCGCCGTCGTCGCCGTGGTCGTCGTCATCGTCTGCGCCTCCGTCGGCCAGGCTCTGACCACCCACCTCGGCAACAAGCTGCGCCGGTACATCACGTGGTCCCCGGCCCGCGCCCTGGACGCGACCGGCGGCGCCCTCGTCAACGTCCTCGCGATGCTCCTGGTCGCCTGGCTCATCGGCTCCGCCCTCGCCCAGACCACCATGCCGACGGTCGGCAAGGAGGTCCGTAGCTCCAAGGTGCTCCTGGGCGTGCAGGAGGCGCTGCCGGGCGCCGCCGACACCTGGTTCCAGGACTTCACCTCGGTCCTCGCGCAGAACGGCTTCCCGCAGGTCTTCAGCCCGTTCTCCAACGAGCCGATCAAGGAGGTCCAGCCGCCCGACCCCAAGCTCGCCCACAGCGCCGTCGCCACCCGCGCCCAGCGCTCCATCGTCAAGGTCATGGGCACCGCGCAGAGCTGCGGCAAGGTCCTGGAGGGCTCCGGCTTCGTGTTCGGTGACCGCCGCGTCATGACCAACGCCCATGTCGTCGGCGGCGTCGACGAGCCCACGGTCCAGATAGGCGGCGAGGGGCGCAAGTACGACGCCACGGTCGTCCTCTACGACTGGAAGCGCGACATCGCCGTACTGGACGTCCCCGATCTGGACGCGCCCGCGCTGCAGTTCACGACCGAGGACGCCGCCAGCGGGGACGGCGCGATCGTCGCGGGCTTCCCGGAGAACGGCGCGTACGACGTCCGCTCCGCGCGGGTGCGCGGGCGCATCGACGCCCACGGACCGGACATCTACCACCGCGGCACCGTCAGCCGCGATGTCTACTCCCTCTACGCGACCGTCCGCCAGGGCAACTCCGGCGGCCCGCTGCTGACCCCGGAGGGCAGGGTGTACGGCGTGGTCTTCGCCAAGTCGCTCGACGACGCCGACACCGGGTACGCGCTCACCGCGGACGAGATCCAGGAGGACATCGCCAAGGGGCGCACCGCGAACCAGCAGGTGGACAGCGACAGCTGCGCGCTGTGA
- a CDS encoding NUDIX hydrolase — translation MANGQWYPAEWPDRIRALADGSLQPAAPRRAATVMLLKDGPSGTVVHMLRRRASMAFAGGAYAYPGGGVDPRDDEHHIHWAGPTRAWWAARLGVDETTAQAIVCAAVRETYEEAGVLLAGPTPESVVGDTTGAEWEADRAALVARDLSFAEFLERRGLVLRSDLLGAWTRWITPEFEPRRYDTWFFVAALPEGQRTRNASTEADRTVWIRPQDAADGYDKGELLMMPPTIATLRQLTGYGTAADALAAAPDRDLTPVLAQARLVDGEIVLSWPGHDEFTKHIPTGGASA, via the coding sequence ATGGCAAACGGGCAGTGGTACCCAGCGGAATGGCCGGACCGCATCCGCGCGCTCGCGGACGGCTCGCTTCAGCCGGCCGCACCCAGACGCGCCGCCACGGTGATGCTGCTGAAGGACGGGCCGAGCGGAACCGTTGTGCACATGTTGCGCAGGCGGGCCTCCATGGCCTTCGCGGGAGGCGCCTACGCCTATCCCGGCGGCGGAGTCGACCCCCGTGACGACGAGCACCACATCCACTGGGCGGGCCCCACGCGCGCGTGGTGGGCGGCTCGGCTCGGGGTGGACGAGACGACGGCCCAGGCGATCGTCTGCGCGGCCGTGCGGGAGACGTACGAGGAGGCGGGTGTCCTGCTCGCCGGGCCGACGCCCGAGTCGGTGGTCGGTGACACCACGGGCGCCGAGTGGGAGGCGGACCGTGCCGCTCTCGTGGCCCGGGATCTCTCCTTCGCCGAGTTCCTGGAGCGCCGGGGGCTGGTCCTGCGGTCGGATCTGCTCGGGGCCTGGACCCGCTGGATCACCCCCGAGTTCGAACCCCGTCGTTACGACACCTGGTTCTTCGTCGCCGCCCTCCCCGAGGGACAGCGCACACGCAACGCCTCCACGGAGGCCGACCGCACGGTGTGGATCCGGCCCCAGGACGCGGCGGACGGCTACGACAAGGGCGAGCTGCTCATGATGCCGCCCACCATCGCCACGCTGCGGCAGCTCACCGGGTACGGCACCGCCGCCGACGCGCTCGCCGCCGCACCCGACCGTGACCTCACCCCTGTGCTCGCGCAGGCCCGGCTGGTGGACGGCGAGATCGTGCTCTCCTGGCCGGGACACGACGAGTTCACCAAACACATCCCGACCGGTGGAGCCTCCGCATGA
- a CDS encoding NUDIX hydrolase, producing MTRASHTKGVTLSKDGLPSWLDPVVHAVETVEPRQLSRFLPPANGAGRQSAVLILFGEGERGPELLLMERASSLRSHAGQPSFPGGALDPEDGDPHGDGPLRAALREAEEETGLDPSGVQLFGVLPKLYIPVSGFVVTPVLGWWREPTPVGVVDPNETARVFTVPVADLTDPDNRATTVHPRGHRGPAFLVESALVWGFTAGIIDRLLHYAGWERPWDREKQVPLDWRA from the coding sequence ATGACACGGGCGAGCCATACGAAGGGCGTGACGCTCAGCAAGGACGGCCTGCCGAGCTGGCTGGACCCGGTGGTGCACGCCGTGGAGACGGTCGAGCCGCGGCAGCTGAGCCGCTTCCTGCCGCCGGCGAACGGCGCGGGCCGGCAGTCGGCCGTGCTGATCCTGTTCGGCGAGGGCGAGCGCGGCCCCGAGCTGCTGCTCATGGAGCGGGCGAGCTCGCTCAGGTCGCACGCCGGGCAGCCGTCGTTCCCCGGCGGCGCGCTCGATCCGGAGGACGGCGATCCCCATGGCGACGGACCGCTGCGGGCCGCCCTGCGCGAGGCCGAGGAGGAGACCGGCCTCGACCCCTCAGGCGTCCAGCTGTTCGGCGTGCTGCCCAAGCTGTACATCCCGGTCAGCGGCTTCGTGGTGACCCCGGTGCTGGGCTGGTGGCGCGAACCGACCCCGGTCGGGGTCGTCGATCCGAATGAAACCGCCCGCGTCTTCACCGTTCCCGTGGCGGATCTCACGGACCCCGACAACCGTGCGACGACCGTCCACCCCCGCGGCCACCGAGGTCCGGCATTCCTGGTCGAATCGGCCCTTGTCTGGGGCTTCACCGCCGGAATCATCGACCGACTCCTGCACTACGCGGGCTGGGAGCGCCCCTGGGACCGCGAGAAGCAGGTCCCGCTCGACTGGCGCGCATGA
- a CDS encoding RidA family protein, protein MSGAVEARLAELGLTLPSVVPPLAAYQPAVQSGVYVYTSGQLPMVEGKLPVTGKVGAEVTAEEAKALARTCALNALAAVKSVAGDLDRIARVVKVVGFVASASDFTGQPGVINGASELLGEVLGDKGVHARSAVGVAVLPLDAPVEVEVQVELVSA, encoded by the coding sequence GTGAGCGGCGCGGTCGAGGCGCGGCTCGCGGAACTGGGGCTGACGCTGCCGTCGGTCGTGCCGCCGCTGGCCGCGTATCAGCCGGCCGTGCAGTCCGGTGTGTACGTGTACACCTCGGGGCAGCTGCCCATGGTCGAGGGCAAGCTTCCGGTCACCGGAAAGGTGGGCGCGGAGGTCACGGCCGAGGAGGCGAAGGCGCTGGCCCGGACCTGCGCGCTGAACGCGCTGGCGGCGGTGAAGTCGGTCGCGGGTGACCTTGACCGGATCGCGCGCGTGGTGAAGGTCGTGGGGTTCGTGGCGTCGGCCTCGGACTTCACGGGTCAGCCGGGTGTGATCAACGGCGCGAGTGAGCTGCTGGGCGAGGTGCTGGGCGACAAGGGCGTGCACGCGCGCAGTGCGGTGGGTGTCGCTGTGCTGCCGCTGGACGCTCCGGTCGAGGTCGAGGTGCAGGTGGAGCTGGTTTCTGCTTGA
- a CDS encoding DUF4177 domain-containing protein translates to MTKKWEYATVPLLVHATKQILDTWGEDGWELVQVVPGPNNPEQLVAYLKREKTA, encoded by the coding sequence ATGACCAAGAAGTGGGAATACGCGACCGTGCCGCTGCTCGTCCACGCCACGAAGCAGATTCTGGACACCTGGGGCGAGGACGGGTGGGAGCTCGTGCAGGTCGTGCCCGGGCCGAACAACCCCGAGCAGCTGGTGGCGTACCTGAAGCGGGAGAAGACGGCGTGA
- a CDS encoding phage holin family protein yields MSAPDGSPVGAERSIGQLFASATTEMSALVHDEIALAKAQLKQDVKRGAASGGAFSVAGAVLLFSLPMLNFALAYGIRTWSDWNLAVCFLLSFAANVLVALVLALIGVVFAKKAQKSKGPQKVAASMKETAGVLQNAKPHPRPDDTKVLEERVRNTKAIEAVARSSS; encoded by the coding sequence ATGAGCGCACCCGACGGCAGCCCGGTCGGCGCCGAACGCAGCATCGGCCAGCTGTTCGCCTCGGCGACGACCGAGATGTCTGCGCTGGTGCACGACGAGATCGCGCTGGCGAAGGCGCAGCTCAAGCAGGACGTCAAACGGGGCGCGGCGAGCGGCGGCGCGTTCAGCGTGGCCGGCGCGGTCCTGCTGTTCTCCTTGCCGATGCTGAACTTCGCGCTGGCGTACGGCATCCGGACCTGGAGCGACTGGAACCTCGCGGTCTGCTTCCTGCTGTCCTTCGCGGCCAACGTCCTCGTCGCGCTCGTCCTCGCTCTGATCGGTGTCGTCTTCGCGAAGAAGGCGCAGAAGAGCAAGGGCCCGCAGAAGGTCGCCGCGTCGATGAAGGAGACGGCGGGCGTGCTCCAGAATGCCAAGCCCCATCCGCGGCCCGACGACACCAAGGTCCTGGAGGAGCGGGTCCGAAACACGAAGGCCATCGAGGCTGTGGCACGCTCGTCGTCATGA
- a CDS encoding nucleotidyltransferase, which yields MAAETVPSPIARKGLDAQGYIEREGSLVRIPQPFRPAVAAARARVLDLFGPRLHSAYLYGSIPRGTARVGRSDLDLLLALRDEPTDADRAGVQELGAALDKEFPQIDGVGTLLYGRDLLLSDLERHDMGWFVACLCTPLLGDDLAEYLPRYRPDALLARETNGDLALLLPRWRERIEAADSDETRTRLVRFMSRHLVRTAFTLVMPRWNGWTSDLGEMAEVFGAYYPERAEQLRTAAALGHSPTADTAVLRTYVDDLGPWLADEYTRVHGTKTPR from the coding sequence ATGGCCGCCGAAACCGTTCCTTCCCCCATCGCCCGCAAGGGGCTCGACGCCCAGGGCTACATCGAGCGCGAGGGCTCCCTCGTGCGGATCCCGCAGCCCTTTCGTCCCGCCGTCGCCGCAGCCCGCGCCCGGGTGCTGGACCTGTTCGGGCCGAGGCTGCACAGCGCGTACCTCTACGGCTCGATTCCGCGCGGCACCGCGCGTGTGGGCCGCAGCGACCTCGACCTCCTGCTCGCCCTGCGGGACGAACCGACCGACGCGGACCGGGCGGGCGTACAGGAGCTCGGGGCGGCACTCGACAAGGAGTTCCCGCAGATCGACGGCGTCGGAACGCTGCTGTACGGCCGGGATCTCCTGCTGAGCGACCTGGAGCGGCACGACATGGGCTGGTTCGTGGCCTGCCTGTGCACCCCACTGCTCGGCGACGACCTGGCGGAGTACCTCCCCCGCTACCGCCCCGACGCCCTCCTGGCCCGCGAGACGAACGGCGACCTCGCCCTCCTGCTCCCCCGCTGGCGCGAACGGATCGAGGCGGCCGACTCCGACGAGACCCGGACCCGCCTCGTCCGCTTCATGTCCCGCCACCTGGTCCGCACCGCGTTCACCCTGGTCATGCCCCGCTGGAACGGCTGGACGAGCGACCTGGGAGAGATGGCGGAGGTCTTCGGCGCGTACTACCCGGAGCGCGCCGAGCAGCTACGGACGGCAGCCGCCCTGGGACACTCCCCGACCGCGGACACGGCCGTACTGCGGACGTATGTCGACGATCTGGGCCCCTGGCTGGCGGACGAGTACACGCGCGTGCACGGCACGAAGACCCCTAGATGA
- the nth gene encoding endonuclease III — translation MGGKKTAKAAGKAPVEKRASAKKAAPVRKTAAVKKATVAPKKAAAPVKKASATKTVAGKSPRNESRTALVRRARRINRELAEVFPYAHPELDFENPFQLIVATVLSAQTTDLRVNQTTPALFATYPTPEDLAAANPEEVEEILRPTGFFRAKTKSVIGLSKALVENFGGEVPGRLEDLVTLPGVGRKTAFVVLGNAFGRPGVTVDTHFMRLVRRWQWTDETDPDKIEAAVTALFPKSDWTDLSHHVIWHGRRICHARKPACGACPITPLCPAYGEGETDPEKAKKLLKYEKGGFPGQRLNPPQAYLDAGGKAAPPLGATE, via the coding sequence GTGGGCGGAAAGAAAACGGCAAAAGCGGCAGGGAAGGCTCCGGTGGAGAAGAGGGCTTCGGCGAAGAAAGCGGCTCCCGTGAGGAAGACCGCCGCCGTGAAGAAGGCGACCGTCGCTCCCAAGAAGGCGGCGGCCCCGGTGAAGAAGGCCTCGGCCACGAAGACGGTCGCCGGGAAGTCCCCGCGGAACGAGTCGCGGACCGCCCTCGTCCGCCGCGCCCGGCGCATCAACCGCGAACTCGCGGAGGTGTTTCCGTACGCCCACCCCGAGTTGGACTTCGAGAACCCCTTCCAGCTGATCGTGGCGACGGTCCTGTCCGCGCAGACCACCGACCTGAGGGTCAATCAGACGACCCCCGCGCTGTTCGCCACGTACCCGACGCCCGAGGATCTGGCCGCGGCCAACCCCGAGGAGGTCGAGGAGATCCTCCGGCCGACCGGCTTCTTCCGGGCCAAGACCAAGTCGGTGATAGGGCTGTCCAAGGCCCTCGTGGAGAACTTCGGTGGTGAGGTCCCGGGGCGGCTCGAAGACCTCGTCACGCTCCCCGGTGTGGGCCGCAAGACCGCCTTCGTCGTCCTCGGCAACGCCTTCGGGCGGCCCGGTGTCACCGTCGACACGCACTTCATGCGACTGGTCAGGCGCTGGCAGTGGACCGACGAGACCGACCCCGACAAGATCGAGGCCGCCGTCACCGCGCTCTTCCCGAAGAGCGACTGGACGGACCTGTCGCATCACGTCATCTGGCACGGCCGCCGTATCTGCCACGCCCGCAAGCCCGCCTGCGGCGCCTGCCCCATCACCCCGCTCTGCCCGGCCTACGGCGAGGGCGAGACGGATCCGGAGAAGGCGAAGAAGCTCCTCAAGTACGAGAAGGGCGGCTTCCCGGGACAGCGGCTGAATCCGCCGCAGGCCTATCTGGACGCCGGCGGCAAGGCCGCACCGCCGCTGGGGGCCACCGAATGA
- a CDS encoding Crp/Fnr family transcriptional regulator — protein MDDVLRRNPLFAALDDEQSAELRASMSEVTLARGDSLFHEGDPGDRLYVVTEGKVKLHRTSPDGRENMLAVVGPGELIGELSLFDPGPRTATATALTEVKLLGLGHGDLQPWLNARPEVATALLRAVARRLRRTNDAMSDLVFSDVPGRVARALLDLSRRFGVQSEEGIHVVHDLTQEELAQLVGASRETVNKALADFAQRGWLRLEARAVILLDVERLAKRSR, from the coding sequence GTGGACGACGTTCTGCGGCGCAACCCGCTCTTCGCGGCACTCGACGACGAGCAGTCCGCGGAACTGCGCGCCTCCATGAGTGAGGTGACCCTCGCGCGAGGCGACTCGCTGTTCCACGAGGGCGACCCGGGAGACCGGCTCTACGTCGTCACCGAGGGCAAGGTCAAGCTTCACCGCACCTCCCCCGACGGCCGCGAGAACATGCTCGCCGTGGTCGGCCCCGGCGAACTCATCGGCGAACTGTCCCTGTTCGACCCGGGCCCGCGCACGGCGACCGCCACCGCGCTGACCGAGGTCAAGCTGCTGGGCCTCGGCCACGGCGACCTCCAGCCCTGGCTGAACGCCCGCCCCGAGGTGGCCACCGCGCTGCTGCGCGCCGTCGCCCGCCGTCTGCGCCGCACCAACGACGCGATGTCCGACCTGGTCTTCTCGGACGTCCCCGGCCGCGTGGCCCGCGCCCTGCTCGACCTCTCCCGCCGCTTCGGCGTGCAGTCCGAGGAGGGCATCCACGTCGTCCACGACCTCACGCAGGAGGAACTCGCCCAACTGGTCGGCGCCTCCCGCGAGACGGTCAACAAGGCCCTCGCGGACTTCGCCCAGCGCGGCTGGCTGCGCCTGGAGGCCCGCGCGGTGATCCTCCTGGACGTCGAGAGGCTCGCCAAGCGCTCGCGCTGA
- a CDS encoding MBL fold metallo-hydrolase — protein sequence MTDAAALPGQPRGGVLSGPATPRAVNVLAPNASAMTLDGTNTWILSEPDSELAVVVDPGPLDEGHLRAVVDTAAAAGRRVALTLLTHGHPDHAEGAARFAELTGTKVRALDPALRLGDEGLGAGNVVRVGGLELRVVSTPGHTADSLCFHLPADQAVLTGDTVLGRGTTVVAHPDGRLGDYLDSLRRLRSLTVDDGVHTVLPGHGPVLEDAQGVVEFYLAHRAHRLAQVETAVENGYRTPGAVVEHVYADVNRALWPAAELSVRAQLEYLEEHGLIQEEHGLI from the coding sequence ATGACCGACGCCGCAGCCCTCCCGGGCCAGCCGCGGGGCGGGGTCCTCTCGGGCCCCGCCACCCCGCGGGCCGTCAACGTCCTCGCGCCCAACGCCTCCGCGATGACCCTGGACGGGACCAACACCTGGATCCTGTCGGAGCCGGATTCGGAGCTGGCGGTCGTCGTCGACCCCGGTCCGCTCGACGAGGGCCATCTCCGCGCGGTCGTCGACACGGCCGCGGCCGCAGGCAGGCGCGTCGCCCTCACCCTGCTCACCCACGGCCACCCCGACCACGCCGAAGGTGCCGCCCGCTTCGCCGAGCTGACCGGCACCAAGGTGCGGGCCCTCGACCCGGCGCTGCGGCTGGGGGACGAAGGGCTCGGCGCCGGGAACGTGGTGCGCGTCGGAGGGCTGGAGCTCAGGGTCGTGTCCACTCCCGGGCACACCGCCGACTCGCTGTGCTTCCATCTCCCGGCCGATCAGGCGGTCCTGACCGGTGACACCGTCCTGGGGCGCGGCACGACCGTCGTGGCCCATCCCGACGGCCGTCTGGGCGACTATCTGGACTCGCTGCGGCGGCTGAGGTCCCTGACGGTCGACGACGGCGTCCACACCGTCCTGCCGGGCCACGGGCCCGTCCTGGAGGACGCCCAGGGTGTCGTCGAGTTCTATCTCGCCCACCGGGCCCATCGGCTCGCCCAGGTCGAGACGGCCGTGGAGAACGGATACCGCACGCCCGGTGCCGTCGTAGAACATGTGTACGCGGATGTGAACCGGGCGCTCTGGCCCGCCGCCGAGCTGTCGGTGCGGGCCCAGCTGGAATATCTGGAGGAGCACGGGCTCATCCAGGAGGAGCACGGGCTCATCTAG